From the genome of Methylocystis echinoides:
CGAGAAGAAACGCGGCCCATGCTCGACCGCGCCGCCCTTGGGGTCTTGCGCTGAAAAATAGAGCCGCCGGACGCGCGCGAAGGAAATCGCCGCCGCGCACATGGCGCAGGGTTCGAGCGTGACATAAAGATCGCAGTCGACGAGACGTTCGCTGCCGATGATTCGGCAGGCCGCGCGAATCGCCAGCATTTCCGCATGCGCCGTCGGGTCACGGTCGCGCAGCGTGCGATTGCCGGCGGCCGAGAGCACGTCGCCCGCGCGGACGATCGCGGCTCCGACCGGCACCTCCTCGGCGGCCGCCGCGGCGCGCGCCGCTTCGAAAGCGACAGCGAAAGGGTCGATGCGTTTCATGGGCCCCGCGTCATTTTCATCATCCCTGCGTCAGCGCGCTTCAAAGCCGTCGACCCGCCTGCTATCAAAGATCATGGCCGACAAGAAATCCGACAAGCGCTCCGGCGCGCCCGGCGGCGATCGCCCGATGCGACGCCGCCCTTCCGCAAACGACGCCCCCGACAGGAAAGCCGGCGGCGCGCCCTTCGGCAAGCCCAGAGCCGGGGCGCCCAAGACAGGCAAGGACGCGAAGCCTGGCGCGGCCAAGCGCGCGAAGCCCGCGCCGGCGCCGGTCGAAAAGACCAGCAGCTTCGCCGGCGAGCGCATCGCCAAGGCGATGGCGCGCGCGGGCGTCTGCTCGCGACGCGACGCCGAGGACTGGATTGAGCAGGGGCGCGTCGCCGTCAATGGAAGGGTGCTGACTTCGCCCGCCGTCAATGTGACCGAGGCGGACAAGATCGAGATCGACGGCGCGCCGATGCAGGCGCGCGAGCGCACGCGGCTGTTTCTGTTTCACAAGCCGCAAGGCTATGTGACGACGGCGCATGATCCCGAGGGCCGCCCCACCGTCTTTTCCTATCTGGAAGAGCGCCATCCTGAGCTGCCCCGCCTCGTCAGCGTCGGACGACTCGACATCAATACGGAAGGGCTGCTTCTGCTGACGAACGACGGCGGCCTGGCGCGGACGCTGGAGCTTCCCGCCACCGGCTGGACGCGGCGCTACCGCGTGCGCGTTCATGGCGAGACCGATCAGGCGCAGCTCGACGACTTGCGCAAGGGCGTGACGGTCGAGGACGTCGCCTATGCGCCCATCGAGGCGCGGCTCGAGCGCGAACAGGGCTCCAACGCCTGGATCGCCATGGCGCTCACGGAGGGCAAGAATCGCGAAGTGAAACGCGTGATGGAGCATCTCGGGCTCGACGTCACGCGCCTCATCCGCGTTTCTTACGGACCGTTCCAGCTCGGCGAGCTCGCCGAGGGCGCCGTCGAGGAAGTGAAGCTCAAAGTCCTGCGCGACCAGCTCGGCAAGAGCCTCGCGGCGCTCGCGGGCGTCGATTTCGCGTCGCCCTTGCGCGAGCCGACCGCCGCCGAGCAGCAGGAACAGCGCGAGCGCGTCGAGAAACGCGCGCGCAAACATGTCTCCGTGCTGCGCAAGCAGCGCGACGAACTGGCCGAGAAAGGACCGCGCGCGCGCATCGAGCGCGGCGCCACCGCCGACCGCAAGGGACGCGCGGTCGCGGTCGAGCGGGTGACGCCGACGCGTACGAAGCGGGCGACGGAAGAAGAAGCGCCCGCCTCGCGCAACGCCAGACGATTCGAGGCGCTCCGCGGCGCCGGCCGCCCGCGTCGCGACGCGGCCGAAGCCGCCGAACGGCCGTTCCGCCGTCC
Proteins encoded in this window:
- a CDS encoding nucleoside deaminase, with protein sequence MKRIDPFAVAFEAARAAAAAEEVPVGAAIVRAGDVLSAAGNRTLRDRDPTAHAEMLAIRAACRIIGSERLVDCDLYVTLEPCAMCAAAISFARVRRLYFSAQDPKGGAVEHGPRFFSQTTCHHAPEVYGGIRESESAQLLREFFAQRR
- a CDS encoding pseudouridine synthase: MADKKSDKRSGAPGGDRPMRRRPSANDAPDRKAGGAPFGKPRAGAPKTGKDAKPGAAKRAKPAPAPVEKTSSFAGERIAKAMARAGVCSRRDAEDWIEQGRVAVNGRVLTSPAVNVTEADKIEIDGAPMQARERTRLFLFHKPQGYVTTAHDPEGRPTVFSYLEERHPELPRLVSVGRLDINTEGLLLLTNDGGLARTLELPATGWTRRYRVRVHGETDQAQLDDLRKGVTVEDVAYAPIEARLEREQGSNAWIAMALTEGKNREVKRVMEHLGLDVTRLIRVSYGPFQLGELAEGAVEEVKLKVLRDQLGKSLAALAGVDFASPLREPTAAEQQEQRERVEKRARKHVSVLRKQRDELAEKGPRARIERGATADRKGRAVAVERVTPTRTKRATEEEAPASRNARRFEALRGAGRPRRDAAEAAERPFRRPRDEGAARPERGQTEKRRPPRFEGERAERPARGGAERRAHGDAKAAPGHARARPPSGAERGRFERRPRQEGAEGRGTRGFASEGRAPRPPRQARDAGERPERFERTGVGRSDANRSGGERAPRPRARPPGGEERGRFERRPRQEGAEGRGTRGFASEGRAPRPPRQGRDAGERPERFERSGGGRNFDADRGGERAARPRARDAGTPEGSRRGPPRSASPKGPPKGRGGPGGAPRGLNKGPRKGPGKGPGGGPRKPRGA